In the Bordetella genomosp. 10 genome, one interval contains:
- a CDS encoding LysR substrate-binding domain-containing protein translates to MLPFLLAAFYETARQGSMTAAAKQLRISQPTVTSRIQQLESGYGVELFHRRGGRLALTRIGTELMPLARQMMQIQHDIDFKLRNGKQMLSGSLHIGATGPNYIASIICGFREQYPDARIGIEVGNSRSVLEALFDARVDLAVASEPLNDERLLRREIATDPLVLVAHRAHPLAGRAGISLHDLAAHTLLLRERGSWTRSLMEEAMNAHAVNPRAVLEMGSREMICRAVQHNLGCTLMPVRDVPRDDNLRTVAIEPDPPLLRVYLYCMRERASMPLAEAFIASLPGASMH, encoded by the coding sequence ATGCTCCCTTTCCTCCTGGCTGCGTTCTACGAAACCGCGCGACAGGGCAGTATGACCGCGGCGGCCAAGCAGTTGCGGATCAGCCAGCCGACGGTGACGTCGCGCATCCAGCAACTGGAGTCCGGCTATGGGGTGGAGCTGTTCCACCGGCGCGGCGGCCGGCTGGCGTTGACCCGCATCGGCACCGAGCTGATGCCGCTGGCCCGGCAGATGATGCAGATCCAGCACGACATCGATTTCAAGCTGCGCAACGGCAAGCAGATGCTGTCCGGTTCGCTGCATATCGGCGCCACCGGGCCCAACTACATCGCCTCCATCATCTGTGGCTTTCGCGAGCAGTATCCGGACGCGCGCATCGGCATCGAGGTCGGCAACTCGCGCTCCGTGCTGGAGGCCCTGTTCGACGCGCGGGTCGATCTCGCCGTGGCCTCCGAGCCGCTGAACGACGAGCGCCTGCTGCGTCGGGAGATCGCGACCGACCCGCTGGTGCTGGTCGCGCACCGGGCGCATCCCCTGGCGGGACGCGCCGGGATCTCGCTGCACGACCTGGCCGCGCATACGCTGTTGCTGCGCGAGCGGGGCTCCTGGACCCGCAGCCTGATGGAGGAGGCCATGAACGCGCACGCGGTCAACCCCCGCGCCGTGCTGGAGATGGGCAGCCGGGAAATGATCTGCCGCGCCGTCCAGCACAACCTGGGCTGTACGCTGATGCCGGTGCGCGACGTGCCGCGGGACGACAATCTGCGGACGGTGGCCATCGAGCCCGATCCGCCGCTCTTGCGCGTGTATCTCTACTGCATGCGCGAACGCGCCTCCATGCCCCTGGCCGAAGCCTTTATCGCCAGCCTGCCCGGCGCCTCCATGCATTGA
- a CDS encoding LysR family transcriptional regulator has product MPTPITLRQFEYFLALAETGQVSKAALRCNVSQSTMTIALRNLEDALGVPLFVRHAKGLRLTEDGERFARHAQNVTGAVDHALDEMRAAPDEVSGDLRLGVTETISAYLMPAVIAAVARRFPNLNLRVMELERPAVEQGLLRGQLDLGLVIVSNLTRFDKLQYDTMLRSPRRLWTHPDHPLQQAAKVTLRDVSAADYILLDMDEHIETVGKYWGRYGLAPRVRYQSRSPEAVRSLVALQQGVTILSDLVYRPWSLEGRRILRRDIGDEVPTMDIGGVWRKRGGLGRSGELLMSFLRASIKALAHE; this is encoded by the coding sequence ATGCCCACTCCCATTACCCTGCGCCAGTTCGAATACTTCCTGGCGCTGGCCGAAACCGGCCAGGTTTCCAAGGCGGCCCTGCGCTGCAACGTGTCGCAGTCGACCATGACCATCGCCCTGCGCAATCTGGAAGACGCCCTCGGCGTGCCGCTGTTCGTGCGGCACGCCAAGGGCCTGCGCCTGACGGAAGACGGCGAGCGCTTCGCGCGCCATGCGCAAAACGTGACAGGCGCCGTCGATCACGCGCTCGACGAGATGCGCGCCGCGCCGGACGAGGTCAGCGGCGACCTGCGGCTGGGCGTCACGGAAACCATCTCCGCCTACCTGATGCCGGCCGTGATCGCCGCCGTGGCGCGGCGCTTTCCCAACCTGAACCTGCGGGTCATGGAGCTGGAGCGCCCGGCGGTGGAACAAGGCCTGCTGCGCGGCCAACTGGACCTGGGCCTGGTCATCGTGTCCAACCTCACGCGCTTCGACAAGCTGCAGTACGACACCATGCTGCGCTCGCCGCGCCGGCTGTGGACGCATCCGGACCATCCCCTGCAACAGGCCGCGAAAGTCACGCTGCGCGACGTGTCCGCGGCCGACTACATCCTGCTGGACATGGACGAGCACATCGAGACCGTAGGCAAGTACTGGGGCCGCTACGGCCTGGCGCCGCGCGTGCGCTACCAGAGCCGGTCGCCCGAGGCCGTGCGCAGCCTGGTGGCCTTGCAGCAAGGCGTGACCATCCTGTCGGACCTGGTCTACCGCCCCTGGTCGCTGGAAGGCCGGCGCATCCTGCGGCGCGATATCGGCGACGAAGTGCCGACCATGGACATCGGCGGCGTCTGGCGCAAACGCGGCGGGCTGGGACGCAGCGGCGAACTGCTGATGAGCTTCCTGCGCGCGTCGATCAAGGCGCTCGCGCACGAGTAG
- a CDS encoding acyl carrier protein, with protein sequence MMMNIEHADIKEIVEIALDREIEQFSMTADLYEDYDMDSLGSVALVVEVQNRYDVRILDDHMPNLRTGAQLKAEIEKLHEEKAAKEVSA encoded by the coding sequence ATGATGATGAATATCGAGCATGCCGACATAAAGGAAATCGTGGAAATCGCGCTGGACCGGGAGATCGAGCAGTTCTCCATGACGGCCGATCTCTACGAGGACTACGACATGGATTCCCTCGGGTCCGTCGCGCTGGTCGTGGAGGTGCAGAATCGCTACGACGTGCGCATCCTCGACGACCATATGCCGAACCTGCGCACCGGCGCCCAGCTCAAGGCGGAAATAGAAAAGCTGCACGAAGAGAAAGCGGCGAAAGAGGTCTCCGCATGA
- a CDS encoding phosphocholine-specific phospholipase C, with the protein MSFNPSKRRFLQNSLGTGAAALALNAFPPAIRRALAIEANNVTGTINDVEYVVMLMLENRSFDSYFGTYKGVRGYGDRFPIPMPATPNVFYQTYTGTASPGAGTLIPYHLDEAAGNAIRAGSTPHTWVDSQKAWDNGRMSNWPDAKKPLSMGYYETAEVPFQRSLAEAFTLCDHYHCGIHTGTIANRLFYWTGTNGPNGTDPNGGAYTPTAGLNNEFNGGNDIDVSTKGWTWTTYADRLEKAGVKWKVYQSLVDNYGCNEMMGFRHWRKAIEDMPVERRPVYVAATDIKNNPPSAAGAFYDPAIDDPLSPLAKGFGNTMPYGFLETFREDISNGKLPSVSWIIPPSIYSEHPGPSSPTQGAWYVQEVLDALTSNPEVWSKTVLLINYDENDGFFDHLPPPTAPSHFADGSVAGGATLSDADMAVEYHNYAPIDATQPAVDGRPFGPGPRVPMWVVSPWSRGGYVNSQVFDHTSTLMFLEKRFGVKEPQISNYRRAICGDLTSCFNFVSPNVDALETLAGRTDKTSADSLAAAQAALSAVTIPVATTSSALPAQATGTRPSRALPYELHTTAHVAAGASTVTLEFANSGSAGAVFHVYDKRHLDLPPRRYAVEAGKSLSGVWTVPVGDDGAYDLWVLGPNGYHRAFAGNLNEQQAAGGPEIQVCYAVCDPAQVVVKLYNNGAAACTFTATAKAYRNDGPWTATVQPGEVGELSWTLGDSGNWYDFAVTCTGAASFQRRFAGRVEIGKDSVSDPALGTGVN; encoded by the coding sequence ATGAGCTTCAATCCTTCGAAACGCAGGTTTCTGCAAAACTCGCTCGGCACGGGCGCCGCGGCCCTCGCGCTCAATGCCTTCCCGCCGGCCATCCGCCGCGCGCTGGCCATCGAGGCCAATAACGTCACGGGCACCATCAACGACGTCGAGTACGTCGTCATGCTGATGCTGGAGAACCGCTCCTTCGACAGCTACTTCGGCACCTACAAGGGCGTGCGCGGCTACGGCGATCGTTTCCCCATTCCGATGCCCGCCACGCCCAACGTTTTCTACCAGACCTATACCGGCACGGCGTCGCCGGGCGCCGGCACGCTGATTCCCTATCACCTGGACGAGGCCGCGGGCAACGCCATCCGCGCCGGCAGCACGCCCCACACCTGGGTCGACTCGCAGAAGGCCTGGGACAACGGCCGCATGAGCAACTGGCCGGACGCCAAGAAGCCCTTGTCCATGGGCTACTACGAAACGGCGGAAGTGCCTTTCCAGCGCTCGCTGGCCGAAGCCTTCACGCTGTGCGACCACTATCACTGTGGCATCCATACCGGCACCATCGCCAACCGCCTGTTCTACTGGACCGGCACCAACGGCCCCAACGGCACGGATCCCAATGGCGGCGCCTATACGCCGACGGCGGGACTGAACAACGAATTCAACGGCGGCAACGACATCGACGTGTCGACCAAGGGCTGGACCTGGACCACCTACGCCGACCGCCTGGAGAAGGCCGGCGTGAAGTGGAAGGTCTACCAGAGCCTGGTCGACAACTACGGCTGCAACGAGATGATGGGCTTTCGCCACTGGCGCAAGGCGATCGAGGACATGCCGGTCGAGCGCCGTCCGGTCTACGTGGCGGCGACCGACATCAAGAACAATCCGCCCAGCGCGGCGGGCGCCTTCTACGATCCCGCGATCGACGATCCCCTGAGCCCCCTGGCCAAGGGTTTCGGCAACACCATGCCGTACGGTTTCCTCGAAACCTTCCGCGAAGACATCTCCAACGGCAAGCTGCCCTCCGTCTCGTGGATCATCCCGCCGTCGATCTACAGCGAGCACCCGGGACCCTCCAGCCCCACGCAAGGCGCCTGGTACGTGCAGGAAGTGCTGGACGCGCTCACCTCCAATCCCGAGGTCTGGAGCAAGACGGTCCTGCTCATCAACTACGACGAGAACGACGGCTTCTTCGACCACCTGCCGCCGCCGACGGCGCCCTCGCATTTCGCCGACGGCAGCGTGGCGGGCGGCGCCACGCTGTCCGACGCCGACATGGCGGTGGAGTACCACAACTACGCGCCCATCGACGCCACCCAGCCGGCCGTCGACGGACGTCCCTTCGGCCCCGGCCCGCGCGTGCCGATGTGGGTCGTGTCGCCGTGGAGCCGCGGCGGCTATGTGAACTCGCAGGTCTTCGATCACACCTCGACGCTGATGTTCCTGGAAAAGCGCTTCGGCGTGAAGGAGCCGCAGATCAGCAACTACCGCCGCGCGATCTGCGGCGACCTGACGTCCTGCTTCAACTTCGTCAGCCCCAACGTCGACGCCCTGGAGACGCTTGCCGGGCGCACCGACAAGACCTCGGCCGACAGCCTGGCGGCGGCGCAGGCCGCGCTGTCCGCGGTGACGATTCCGGTCGCCACGACTTCGTCGGCCCTGCCGGCGCAGGCGACCGGCACCCGCCCGTCGCGCGCGCTGCCCTACGAGCTGCACACCACCGCCCACGTCGCCGCCGGCGCCAGCACCGTGACGCTGGAGTTCGCCAACAGCGGCAGCGCGGGCGCGGTCTTCCACGTCTACGACAAGCGCCATCTGGACCTGCCGCCGCGCCGCTACGCGGTCGAGGCCGGCAAGTCGCTCAGCGGAGTGTGGACGGTGCCGGTCGGCGACGACGGCGCCTACGATCTGTGGGTGCTGGGCCCCAACGGCTATCACCGCGCATTCGCCGGCAACCTGAACGAGCAGCAGGCCGCGGGCGGGCCTGAAATCCAGGTCTGCTACGCAGTGTGCGACCCGGCCCAGGTGGTGGTGAAGCTCTATAACAACGGCGCCGCCGCCTGCACCTTCACCGCGACGGCCAAGGCCTATCGCAACGACGGTCCGTGGACGGCCACGGTGCAGCCGGGGGAGGTGGGCGAACTGAGCTGGACCCTGGGCGACAGCGGCAATTGGTACGACTTCGCCGTGACCTGCACGGGGGCGGCTTCCTTCCAGCGCCGCTTCGCCGGCCGCGTTGAAATCGGCAAGGACTCGGTGTCGGATCCGGCCCTGGGAACGGGCGTCAACTAA
- a CDS encoding 3-hydroxyacyl-ACP dehydratase FabZ family protein, whose amino-acid sequence MTGDIRYPQQMDYHQILRFVPYRSPWLLLDRMTSWDSQSITVQKSISGADPMMAAHLADGPSIMPGVLYIELVGQATLLHGVVSGRRTPEDGAAVLGRCKGEFLSPAFIGETITAEVAIHEKIAGKTVYEGMVRAGDRLVCRVSGMGAEMDGPAPAMPSQPAGARS is encoded by the coding sequence ATGACGGGAGACATCCGCTATCCGCAGCAGATGGACTATCACCAGATCCTCCGCTTCGTGCCTTACCGCTCGCCCTGGCTCCTGCTCGACCGCATGACGTCCTGGGACAGCCAGAGCATCACGGTCCAGAAATCCATCTCCGGCGCCGACCCCATGATGGCCGCGCACCTCGCCGACGGCCCCTCCATCATGCCCGGCGTTCTCTATATAGAACTGGTCGGCCAGGCGACCTTGCTGCACGGCGTGGTCAGCGGCCGCAGGACCCCGGAGGACGGCGCCGCCGTGCTCGGACGGTGCAAGGGGGAATTCCTCTCGCCCGCCTTCATCGGCGAAACCATCACCGCCGAAGTCGCCATCCATGAAAAGATCGCCGGCAAGACGGTCTACGAGGGCATGGTCCGGGCCGGCGACCGCCTGGTCTGCCGCGTGTCCGGCATGGGCGCGGAAATGGACGGCCCCGCCCCGGCGATGCCGTCGCAGCCTGCCGGTGCAAGATCATGA
- a CDS encoding beta-ketoacyl synthase N-terminal-like domain-containing protein: MTQPYPQPIALARQCCAISNIGASWPECWRNLLAGERVFSRGADLIPGWPDSPPLAAILKFPGLEGQPPFARRTDILARIVGRQMRAALDRLAGEHPAAALSLIVATSHGNPGPLSDIADAHHAGKDLSTMAAPLWEGLVADNLVKEVNAGLARELPGVTISGACASSLVAISHAADRIGAGLADAVLIVAIDTLSRVASVGFDNIGAMSRQGCRPYDRLRDGTTVGEGAVAMLLARDGLLPPQDVVGRVIGTAVYCDAGHLVEPSPIGMSRVMQGAMQQAGLLPRDVRGIFWHGTGTRQNDKTEAEAARIVFGDLSPPCTSTKGSLGHTMGASGAFNVLAACEAMAQGTLPHVVGTTDPEYGNLDLVLHRPRPVAAGPMLVTALGFGGINAAVAIAPCKEFQ; encoded by the coding sequence ATGACGCAGCCCTATCCGCAACCCATCGCCCTCGCGCGGCAATGCTGCGCCATCTCCAACATCGGCGCATCCTGGCCCGAATGCTGGCGCAACCTCCTGGCGGGAGAGCGCGTTTTTTCTCGCGGCGCCGACCTCATTCCCGGCTGGCCGGACAGCCCGCCCCTGGCGGCCATCCTGAAATTTCCCGGCCTGGAAGGCCAGCCGCCCTTCGCGCGGCGCACGGACATCCTGGCGCGCATCGTCGGCCGGCAGATGCGCGCGGCGCTCGACCGGCTTGCCGGCGAACATCCCGCCGCCGCGCTGTCGCTGATCGTGGCCACCTCCCACGGCAATCCCGGACCGCTGTCGGACATCGCCGACGCCCATCACGCGGGCAAGGACCTGTCCACGATGGCCGCCCCTCTCTGGGAAGGCCTGGTCGCCGACAACCTGGTGAAGGAAGTGAACGCGGGCCTGGCGCGCGAACTGCCCGGCGTCACGATATCCGGCGCGTGCGCCTCGTCGCTGGTCGCCATCTCCCATGCGGCGGACCGTATCGGCGCCGGCCTGGCCGATGCCGTCCTGATCGTCGCCATCGACACCCTCTCCCGCGTGGCCTCGGTCGGCTTCGACAACATCGGGGCCATGTCGCGGCAAGGCTGCCGTCCGTATGACAGGCTGCGCGACGGCACCACGGTGGGAGAAGGCGCCGTCGCCATGCTGCTGGCCAGGGACGGCCTGCTTCCGCCGCAGGACGTAGTCGGACGCGTCATCGGCACGGCGGTCTACTGCGACGCCGGCCACCTCGTCGAACCCAGTCCCATCGGGATGTCCCGGGTCATGCAGGGGGCGATGCAACAGGCCGGGCTGCTGCCCCGGGACGTGCGGGGCATCTTCTGGCATGGCACGGGCACGCGCCAGAACGACAAGACCGAAGCCGAAGCCGCCCGCATCGTCTTCGGCGACCTGTCGCCGCCCTGCACGTCGACCAAGGGATCCCTGGGGCACACCATGGGCGCATCGGGGGCCTTCAATGTGCTGGCGGCATGCGAGGCCATGGCGCAAGGGACGCTGCCGCACGTCGTCGGCACCACCGATCCCGAATACGGAAATCTGGACCTCGTGCTTCACCGGCCCCGGCCGGTCGCGGCCGGCCCCATGCTGGTCACCGCCCTCGGTTTCGGGGGAATCAACGCGGCGGTGGCGATCGCGCCGTGCAAGGAGTTTCAATGA